The genomic interval TTCTGGACTCCCCGTCCTCTCGTTTTCGCATTGTCGCATACTACTAAAATCAACCAAAAACCAATGAGGAGAAGCTGCGAGTTCACACTCAAGTTATTAGTAATCCAGAAGTGGCTTTTTTCCTGGCCTAACAGTAACACCGACTGCTCGCGCGTTGGCTGCCTCTTCCCCTTGATCTCTAGGATGTACGAAGCCTCCCTTGCTCCTCATCTCATGACACAGACCGGCCTGGTCATCCACTCCATTTCGCTGTCAATACATGCCATCCCCTAATCACTTGACCAATGTGACGCTCATGTTGCAAGGAACACCGGAATTTCTTCTCTGTCCGCCGCCATCGAAGTTAATCTTGCCGATTTAGATGCATCTATTTGTGGTCCCGCGACTCACCTTTACGACTACGTGAGCAATGAGTGAGTGATAAGTGATTGGTACTTCGTACTTGGGAGAGGACAGAGGAGGCTTGGTAGCGAATTGCTTCTCCTCTTACCACGAGAATAGAGGCGCGATTCCATGGTGCAATCGAACACAGATGAGTTATGTTGATGATGATTTTTCACTCTTTACACAGCCGCTAAAAAGCGGCAAATCATTAAATTTCCACGGGACAATGCCCATCGTCTCCACTGCCAAGTTCTACCCTTCTAGGCAAACCAGGCAACCAAGAGGCCCGGCCCATAGTTTCCCGTCTCTTCTGCTCGCAGACGCAGAGATCCGATCATACTACCACCAAGGCCGAGGCAGTGAGGCACGAGCTGCAACTCTGCTAGCTCCATCCGCGGTCACGGGAGCACGTCCCCACTGAGGCCTCTCACAGTGCTCCTAGCTGGAGGGGGAACCTCGTGTGCCACGTCGGAATTTTGCTAACGTGTCGCGTGCAACCGTGCCTTAGCTAGGAAGCTCGTCACCAACCAAAGCCGCGCGAAACCTCGTCAGTTCGAGGGCGTGAGCGGAGCGGTCGCGTGCGCTGTGGGCGGTGTTGCTCGCCCTTGCGTGCCCTCGCCCAGAAATCTTATCGCGAAATCCCCGTATTGCCCTCCAAAAAACCACTCCCGCCGCAACAAATCTCCTCCCACCACCCATTCTTCCGGTCCACTGATTTCTCCTGCCTCGGCACCGCAGCAAatctcctcctcccgccaccgAGTCAAGAAAAGGCAAGAAAATCTTGGGGATTGGAAGAGATCGTTTGTAGGTTAAACAACGAAAAATTgaagaaatgaaaaagaaaaaagaggcaaaaaaatcaaaaagaagCGGTCACCACGTGAAGGATCTCTCTGAGTCTTGAAACATCAGCATGACAAGCAAAGATAAGAAGCGAGAGcagttcttgattttttttcatcaagaaTTAGAGAACAGAACATGCAAAGATAAGAACAGCTAATCCCATCTTGTTATTAGCAAGTGATGTGATCGATTGAATCGAGTTGGGAAAAAAGATCAAAGAACGCGGCCGCagtgcttctgcttctgctcgTCCTCCTCGACTAAcactacctcctcctcctcgcggcggcggcggcggagagaggagaTCTGGCGTTGACCACCACATCCGCCGTCGCGGCCACCACATCCCATCGGCGCATCGTCTTCCGCTGGCGCCGGAGCCTCCCGAGGACGCTTCCCGCGCACGTCGGTCGCCGCGCGAGCCGGCAATCGTGGCTGCCGGCACCggaggggggagaagagaagcagagcctgcggcggcggcggagggaggagatccggcgccggccgtcggtggagggaggaggggagtcGAAGCGGTGGCGATGCAAGCGAGATGCGGGAGGGGATGCGGTGCGCACCggggagaagaaaaagagacgGCCGAACACAGAGAGAGGGGTAGTTAGGAAATTAAGTTGTGGATTTGGTGGCTAGGTCACGCTCACTGTGGGCTTCGTTTCCTTTACTTGTGTCTCCATCCAATTAAGCCACATATACATGAATGCTTGCACTGTGGGATGGGTGTCTTTGTGCCAACTTTTTGGACTAAGGGTACGGCTCCATAGCttgcactgtgagaggcctgACACCGCCATGGTCATGGTTGTCCCTCCTGGAGCGCGCGGTGGAGCCAAACCCCCTCTTAACCCCACGGCGCACTTGGGAGCTCGAACAGTGACAGCAGCAATTACGCCACGCGCGCTACTCAACCACCCGAATTACGCGAGGCGCCCCAGATCTTGTAGTGGCTGTGTCATGTGCGGTggatgctgccgccgccgcggcggggccggcgccggcggcgggggtcgCGGGACCGCGTCGCTGGCCgtcgcggcgctggcggcggccgcggtggtcGCGTTCCTGGAGGGGACGGCGAGGGGCGTGTCCTACGCGGGCGACGGGTGGTTCCACGACGGCGTCAGGTGGGACGCCGAGGGCGGGCGGTTCCTGGTCACCACCATGACCGATGGCCGCGTCGTGGAggtgcccggcggcggcggcgcgggtgcggGGGAGGGGAAGGTGGAGGCGCGGGTGGTCGTGGCGGACCCCGGGGCGGCCGGGAGGTCGGCGACGGGGCTCACCCTGGACGCGCCGAGACGGCGCCTGCTCGTGGTGTACACCGACTTGGCGCCGTGGTTCGGGtacgccgccgtggccgcctaCGAGCTCGGCTCCTGGCGCCGCCTTTTCCTCGTCCGCCTCGACCGGCCAGGTGCGTCCGTGAGTCCGCGCCATCTATGGCCGCCATGGATTTGTAGCTTCTAGGCGTCCATTTCGAGCATTGTTCACTGGAAAGGGAGCCACCAATCTATTGTTTATTTACTCTCTTCTGAGCAAATTACAAcgattattatattttcctagTTTGTAGTAAATTCAATTTGAAATTCAAGAAATTTCGAGAATATGAATggatttttatataattttgtagGTGATTCAACGCTCGCCGACGACGTGGCCGTCGACGAGGAAGGCAACGCGTACGTGACGGACGCCAAGGGCAACAAGATCTGGAAGGTGAGCCCGGACGGCGAGCCGCTGTCCGTCATCAAGAACGCCACCTTCTTCCAGAGGCCAGGGTGGATCAACAACTTCGTCGGCCTGAACGGCATCGTCTACCACCCCAACGGCTACCTCCTCGTCATCcacacctccggcggcgacctctTCAAGGTCTGCCCGAAGACGGGGAGCGTGCACGTCGTCAAGGTGAAGGGCTCGCTGAAGACCGGCGACGGGCTGGCGCTGCTGTCCCCGACGAggctggtcgccgccggcctggTGAGCCGGCTGGTCGAGAGCGACGACGACTGGGAgaccgccgtcgtcaccggccGGTACGTCGGCCCG from Oryza glaberrima chromosome 3, OglaRS2, whole genome shotgun sequence carries:
- the LOC127767493 gene encoding uncharacterized protein LOC127767493 isoform X1, whose translation is MVMVVPPGARGGAKPPLNPTAHLGARTVTAAITPRALLNHPNYARRPRSCSGCVMCGGCCRRRGGAGAGGGGRGTASLAVAALAAAAVVAFLEGTARGVSYAGDGWFHDGVRWDAEGGRFLVTTMTDGRVVEVPGGGGAGAGEGKVEARVVVADPGAAGRSATGLTLDAPRRRLLVVYTDLAPWFGYAAVAAYELGSWRRLFLVRLDRPGDSTLADDVAVDEEGNAYVTDAKGNKIWKVSPDGEPLSVIKNATFFQRPGWINNFVGLNGIVYHPNGYLLVIHTSGGDLFKVCPKTGSVHVVKVKGSLKTGDGLALLSPTRLVAAGLVSRLVESDDDWETAVVTGRYVGPAHRIGSSATVKDGDVYINHIIGFGLGKKTHVISKAAFAPL